One segment of Gemmatimonadota bacterium DNA contains the following:
- a CDS encoding TonB-dependent receptor, with translation MPLLRLTSATLAVALALPLAAQQPDTTRRDTTAAVVLKPIEVVGSILAPTGPKVGSGVPARTTIITRDQIEASEPRLLTDLLVNQAGISSYDDLGASYKLSLSSRGFYASPIVGLPQGISIFLDGVRQNEPDAAQVNFDLLPMEHVTRVELLSGTASLLGRNSLGGAINLVTNSGGGPTRGELEVSGGNYKTFGADGSIAGGFGGGKWSYYAGGGYDREDGWRQLTGAEQYNGLFNLGRLTETWGIRLQGTAAKSRAETAGSLPQSVFKTRPDSNLSSGDFEDLNNLQLAVSGYRRSERGQFSATTFVRRHRAERFNVNQEDDPDNLGKSRNLMLGGSADYRWQATDRLGVRVGAEGSSSRTEVELFADSTKFSGPTVQTTFVKSPTWDLAGYLLADLTVGRATFSVGGRYDYVRIPFENQLDPARDTTSSYSRLSPKAGVSVDAGRGFSLYGSFGAAFRAPAVIELACADEAEPCPLPFALGDDPPIKPVRATTVEVGGRLVVGQAVFSAAAYHTDVKDDVFLFASDSSPSGSTIEGYFDNIDKTRRQGVELSAQFFLNGGHTLYANYGYTKATFQSEAEIFSIREDFGGENEVVAGDELPLVPNHQVKFGGAFQLPRGFFVGADGRYTGTQWMRGDEANEEPKLDGYFVADARLGWRGKGWEVVAVGNNIFQNKYATFGTFNVNQGAGDVLERFLTPGFRRVVRLVVRRSFGGGDD, from the coding sequence ATGCCCCTGCTCCGTCTGACCAGCGCCACGCTGGCCGTGGCTCTCGCCCTGCCGCTCGCGGCCCAGCAGCCCGACACCACCCGGCGTGACACCACCGCCGCGGTCGTGCTCAAGCCGATCGAGGTCGTCGGCTCGATCCTGGCCCCGACCGGCCCCAAGGTCGGGTCCGGGGTGCCGGCCCGCACCACGATCATCACCCGCGACCAGATCGAGGCCAGCGAGCCCCGGCTGCTCACCGACCTGCTGGTGAACCAGGCCGGCATCTCGAGCTATGACGATCTCGGCGCGAGCTACAAGCTCTCGCTCAGCTCCCGGGGCTTCTACGCCTCGCCGATCGTCGGCCTGCCGCAGGGCATCTCCATCTTCCTCGACGGGGTACGGCAGAACGAGCCCGACGCCGCCCAGGTGAACTTCGACCTGCTCCCGATGGAGCACGTGACCCGGGTGGAGCTGCTCTCCGGCACCGCCTCGCTGCTGGGCCGCAACTCGCTCGGGGGCGCCATCAACCTGGTGACCAACTCCGGCGGCGGCCCCACCCGCGGCGAGCTCGAGGTCTCCGGCGGCAACTACAAGACCTTCGGCGCCGATGGCTCGATCGCCGGCGGGTTCGGCGGCGGCAAGTGGAGCTACTACGCCGGCGGTGGCTACGACCGCGAGGATGGCTGGCGCCAGCTCACCGGCGCGGAGCAGTACAACGGCCTCTTCAACCTGGGCCGCCTCACCGAGACCTGGGGCATCCGCCTCCAGGGCACTGCGGCCAAGTCCCGCGCGGAGACGGCCGGGTCCCTGCCGCAGAGCGTCTTCAAGACCCGCCCGGATTCCAACCTGAGCTCCGGGGACTTCGAGGACCTCAACAACCTGCAGCTCGCGGTGAGCGGCTACCGCCGGTCGGAGCGGGGCCAGTTCTCCGCGACCACGTTCGTGCGGCGGCACCGGGCCGAGCGGTTCAACGTCAACCAGGAAGACGATCCCGACAACCTCGGCAAGTCGCGCAACCTGATGCTCGGCGGCTCGGCGGACTACCGCTGGCAGGCCACCGACCGGCTCGGCGTGCGCGTGGGCGCCGAGGGCTCGTCCAGCCGCACCGAGGTGGAGCTGTTCGCCGACTCCACCAAGTTCAGCGGACCCACGGTGCAGACCACCTTCGTGAAGAGCCCCACCTGGGACCTCGCGGGCTACCTGCTGGCCGACCTCACCGTGGGCCGCGCCACCTTCTCGGTCGGCGGCCGCTACGACTACGTACGGATCCCCTTCGAGAACCAGCTCGATCCCGCCCGCGACACCACCAGTTCCTACAGCCGGCTGAGCCCCAAGGCGGGCGTCAGCGTGGATGCCGGCCGCGGGTTCTCCCTGTACGGCTCGTTCGGTGCGGCGTTCCGTGCCCCGGCCGTCATCGAGCTGGCCTGTGCCGACGAGGCCGAGCCGTGCCCGCTGCCGTTCGCCCTGGGGGACGACCCGCCCATCAAGCCGGTGCGCGCCACGACCGTCGAGGTCGGGGGCCGTCTGGTGGTCGGGCAGGCGGTGTTCAGCGCCGCGGCCTACCACACCGACGTGAAGGATGACGTGTTCCTCTTCGCGTCCGACTCCTCGCCCAGCGGCTCCACTATCGAGGGCTACTTCGACAATATCGACAAGACCCGGCGCCAGGGCGTGGAGCTCTCGGCCCAGTTCTTCCTGAATGGCGGCCACACGCTGTACGCCAACTACGGCTACACCAAGGCCACCTTCCAGAGCGAGGCCGAGATCTTCAGCATCCGCGAGGACTTCGGCGGCGAGAACGAGGTGGTGGCCGGTGACGAGCTGCCGCTGGTGCCCAATCACCAGGTGAAGTTCGGCGGCGCGTTCCAGCTGCCCCGCGGGTTCTTCGTCGGCGCCGACGGCCGCTACACCGGCACCCAGTGGATGCGCGGCGACGAGGCCAACGAGGAGCCCAAGCTCGACGGCTACTTCGTGGCCGACGCCCGGCTCGGCTGGCGCGGCAAGGGCTGGGAAGTCGTGGCAGTGGGGAACAACATCTTCCAGAACAAGTACGCGACCTTCGGCACCTTCAACGTGAACCAGGGGGCGGGGGACGTGCTGGAACGCTTCCTGACTCCGGGGTTCCGCCGCGTCGTCCGCCTCGTAGTCCGGCGCAGCTTCGGGGGCGGCGACGACTGA
- a CDS encoding electron transfer flavoprotein subunit beta/FixA family protein — MRIAVCLKRVPDTTSRIVVGTDGKSIDEAGVKFVVNPYDEYALEEALKQKEAAGAGEVVAYCLGSDAAQETLRTALAMGVDRAVLLQSAGSADGLEVARALAAELKGAGYDLVLFGKLAVDDYNHQVGPMVAELLELPCVTSVVKLAVSGGALEAEREIEGGVEVSTASLPAVLTCDKGLNTPRLPSLKGIMAAKKKPLEVKPVAPAAGGLTLLGLTLPPDRKPGQIVGEGADAVPALVKLLRDEAKVI; from the coding sequence GTGCGCATAGCGGTCTGCCTGAAGCGGGTGCCCGACACCACCAGCCGCATCGTGGTCGGCACCGACGGCAAGTCCATCGACGAGGCGGGCGTGAAGTTCGTCGTGAACCCCTACGACGAGTACGCCCTCGAGGAGGCGCTCAAGCAGAAGGAGGCGGCCGGGGCGGGCGAGGTCGTGGCGTACTGCCTGGGCAGCGACGCCGCGCAGGAGACCCTCCGCACCGCGCTCGCCATGGGGGTGGACCGGGCGGTGCTGCTGCAGTCGGCCGGGAGCGCCGACGGGCTGGAGGTGGCCCGCGCGCTGGCCGCCGAGCTCAAGGGCGCCGGCTACGACCTGGTGCTGTTCGGCAAGCTCGCGGTGGATGACTACAACCACCAGGTGGGCCCGATGGTGGCCGAGCTGCTGGAGCTCCCCTGCGTCACCTCCGTGGTGAAGCTCGCGGTGAGCGGTGGCGCGCTCGAGGCCGAGCGCGAGATCGAGGGCGGCGTGGAGGTGAGCACGGCCAGCCTCCCCGCGGTGCTCACCTGCGACAAGGGCCTCAACACCCCGCGGCTCCCCAGCCTCAAGGGGATCATGGCCGCCAAGAAGAAGCCGCTCGAGGTGAAGCCGGTGGCGCCGGCGGCCGGCGGCCTCACGCTGCTCGGCCTGACCCTGCCGCCCGACCGCAAGCCGGGCCAGATCGTCGGCGAGGGCGCCGACGCGGTGCCGGCCCTGGTGAAGCTCCTCCGTGACGAAGCGAAGGTGATCTGA
- a CDS encoding sigma-70 family RNA polymerase sigma factor: MAQAWYEAYGRAVYSYLRFHLPSADAAEDVTSETFLKVFQAADRYDPALGEPRTWIFRIAQNTLRDHLRRARVRRHVSIATMRDLACSAPSPEERLLWEEQVAQLLGAMAGLPDRDREIIGLRYGSGLDSAAVAEVLGIKEAAVRTRLWRALARLRGLLDVEGGEP; the protein is encoded by the coding sequence GGCCTATGGCCGGGCCGTCTACAGCTACCTCCGGTTCCACCTCCCCAGCGCCGACGCCGCGGAGGACGTGACCTCGGAGACCTTCCTCAAGGTCTTCCAGGCCGCCGACCGCTACGACCCCGCGCTGGGCGAGCCCCGGACCTGGATCTTCCGGATCGCCCAGAACACCCTCCGCGATCACCTCCGCCGGGCCCGGGTGCGTCGCCACGTCTCCATCGCCACCATGCGCGATCTGGCCTGCTCGGCCCCCTCCCCGGAGGAGCGTCTGCTCTGGGAGGAGCAGGTGGCCCAGCTGCTCGGCGCGATGGCTGGACTCCCCGACCGCGACCGCGAGATCATCGGCCTGCGCTACGGCAGCGGGCTCGACAGCGCTGCCGTGGCCGAGGTGCTCGGCATCAAGGAGGCGGCGGTGCGCACCCGGCTGTGGCGGGCCCTGGCCCGCCTGCGGGGGCTGCTCGATGTCGAGGGGGGCGAGCCATGA